Genomic DNA from Gossypium hirsutum isolate 1008001.06 chromosome A01, Gossypium_hirsutum_v2.1, whole genome shotgun sequence:
TATAACACAAAAAAGTTTTTCATAAGGAGAGATATTGCCTAGTGATAAAGAGGGTAACTTATTTATTAGATTGCACTACTGAAAGCTTTATACCAATAAGTCAAAGGCATGCACGCATGAGCCAACATAAAGAGACTAGATTCCACAGCTTATCTGTGTTTTTGCTCAACATTACCATTTTGCTTAGAGGTGTAAGGACACGTGAGCCTGTAAGAGATACCTCTTTATGATAGATACCATTTCAACGGTTGAAACTCACCCCCTCCATCCGTCTAAAGCACTTTTAATTTGACCCCAAGTATATTTTCAACTTCTTGGTGAAATTGAGGAAAAACTGTAACAACATCtatctttttcttcaaaaaataatGCCACATTTTCAATGCTTGAAACTCACCCCCTCCATCTGTCTAAAGCACTTTTAATTTGACCCTAAGTATTCTTTCAACTTGTTGGTGAAATTGAGGAAAGACTGTAGCAACATCTgactttttcttcaaaaaataaaGTCATGTGTATCTAGTATAAGCATCTGGAAACACCACATAATAAGAGAAACCATTTGAACATACTAGAGTTGGCTTCCAAACATCTACAGCCACCATCTGAAGATGAGCAGTATATTCGAACGTAGAAGCAAAAAAAAGGTAATTTATTTTCTTTGCCCAGATAACAAGCAACACAATCAACCAAATTTTTATTATCACTCACAGGTGCATTACAGTGAGTCAAAGCTTTCTTAAGTGTATCTAAACATTGATGCCTTAGTCTAGCATGTCATACAACTAAAGGAATGGATTTTACAATAGCAAGACACTATGTTGAAGTAGCAGGTACAATAGATTTGACAACAGTGTTTAGATGTAATTTGTAGAGACCATCATGAATTGATCCTTAAAGAAGAACTCGAGTTTGCAAATCACGCACTTAACATCTAGTAGGAAAAAACTCAAACACTACCTAGTTGTCCTTTGCAAATTTAGACACAAACATAAGATTTTTAGTAATACCAGGCACAAACAAGAGAGACCTCATATACAATGGACGAGAACAAGTAAGTTAAGATGTCTGACCAGTATGAAGAACAGGTAAGGTAGATCCATTACCCATATACACTTTACCTGGGCCATTGTATGGAGTACTTAATTCCATTGTTGAAGTAGAGTGAGTGAGATTATGTGTGGCATCAGAGTCTAGATACTAAGCATTATCTCTAACAGTGTTAGGCGTAGCAACATAAACTTGAGGATTAGGACTCAAAATAGGAGTAGTTGTTGAAGCACTTCAAGGCTGCTGTGTTGCACAAAACAGGTTGAACCATGCATTTATAGAAGTGGAGAAGGTGAGAAAACCCAATTTCCATATGTAACCATTGCGGGAGAAGACATTGGTAAACTAAATGAAGGCACCCATGATGACATTGATGATCCATTACCAAACATACACACATTTGCTTGTGGAGGCTGAGAACCAATACTCTTGTAAGTGGTATCAAACCTATGATAGCAACAATCAACAAGATGCCTTATTTTTCCACAAAGTTGGCACTAAATGTGAGAGCGAGGCATGCGACCACATCTCTAGCCACGTGAGGAACTCGAAGTAGGACGATAAGTAGGAATTGAATtgttgtctaccactgaagcaaTCTGTTGATGAGTAATCATGATTGCTGAACTAGGAATCCCAACTACAGTAGATTGCATTCGTGCTTCAACATTAAGAAACATAATAGTAATAGTCTGAACACTGGAAGGTAGTTGACTTGCTATTATGACAGTTATAACTGATTCATACTTAAGAGAGAAACCATTTAGAATGGCAGTAACATGCGCATGTTCACTAATAACCTTACCACAACTAGCAAGACTATCATAGTAGCCTTTAACCTTAATCATGAAATCCTTCATTGACAAATCTCCCTTACGCTGAGATTAGAGAGCACATCTATAGAACATTAACCTAGACATGGTTTTACTACCATATATAGTAGCAAGAGTATTCCATATCTGTGCACTAGAATCCTTGCCAATAAGTTGAGGTAACACACTTTGGCTAATAAAAGAAAGAAGTCAATATGCAAGTGCATTGTCCTATTGCTCGTACAGGACAAAAGTAGGATTTTCTTGAAGCACACCATTTTCATCAGAGATCATCGATGGAGGAACAACAGTTTGAGGATCAAGAAAATGTTACAGCTTGTAAGTTTTGATTGCAAGAAGTATCTATTGACGCCATAGCAAATAATTGGAGTCATCAAGAAGAATATTAATCTTCTTGGTGGAGAAGAAGTGGCTATCAAAAACTGAATTAGAAACCATTGTTGATGCAGTGGGATGAACCATGAATGCTCCACATGTCCTTAAAAATCCGTAAAGAAAGAGACCTGATACCATGTTAAACAAAGTAACAAAGACAAACAAAATGCTTGAAGTTTTATTTCCATTCAACTTTTTTTCATTTCAGAAAATATTCAAGTAAAGGTATTTATACAACAAAGAATACTTTTACTGCCAACAATAATAACAGCATTAATCCATTGACTGCTGACTTACAACAAACTTAACAAACAATATTTATCTTTAACACCGATAAACTTAAGgaatttatcaaaaataaaagtatttaaaaatcaaatctaTGTTGAAAATCCATAGTAAGTCTTCTCAAAAACATTGATTATTTTTTTCCTCCACCCACAAAGTGGATGgttgatattttaataagaataaaatCACGTGGTTTGATTGTCCTCGAATTTACATAAGCGAATACAAGTACTGTGGCATTGTCAGATACCCCCTTAGTAACTAACTTTTGTTGTTTTAGCATAAAAGGTAGGGTATattttttccattattttataaatatttctttttaattccactaaaaaaaaactattagtaCACTTTGAATAGCTCCTTTATAACAACATAAATTTTCCACTGTCTGATTGGTACGaccttcaattcaattcacaatctCTTTTATCCTTCTCTAATGGAGCTTCAAgcttctttgttcttcttgatcctaatatttcttttatatctCTTGTTTTCTTTATTGATCAAGCCAAAACTATGGTGCAACTGTGAGATTTGCAGTGCTTATCTCACTTTAAGTTGGTCAAAACAATTCAAAAACCTTTGCGATTGGTACACTCACTTGTTAAAAAACTCTCCTTCAAAAACCATCCATATCCATGTCCTTCGTAACACAATCACAGCAAACCCTGAAAATATTGAATACATGCTTAAAACCAAGTTCCATAATTTCCCAAAAGGGAAACCTTTTTCTATCATCTTGGGTGATTTCCTTGGTCGTGGTATATTCAATGTTGATGGTGATTCGTGGAAGTTTCAAAAGAATATGGCATCAATGGAGCTTGGGAAAACTTCAATATGTTGTTATGTGTTTGATATCATCAATTGTGAGATCAAAACAAGGCTTGTTCCATTATTATCAAAACAAGACCAAGTTTTGGACTTACAGGATGTGTTTAAAAGGTTTTCATTTGATGTTATTTGTTGGTTTTCTTTTGGGATTGATCCTAGTTGTCTTGAGCTTTCTTTACCCATGTCGAAATTGGCTATGGCTTTTGATTTAGCTTCGAAATTATCAGCTGAAAGAGCCATGAATGTTTCACCACTTGTATGGAAGATCAAAAGAGCGTTGAATTTAGGCAgtgaaaaggaattaaaaagggcTATTGAAAGGATTAATCTTTTAGCTAAAGAAGTGATTAGCCAAAGGCGTTAAACTGGGTTTTTGAATAGTAATGATCTTCTTTCTCGTTTTATGTCTATTATTAACGATGAAACTTATTTGAGAGACATTATTATAAGCTTTTTATTAGCTGGTCGTGATACTGTAGCTTCGGGTTTAACAAGCTTGTTTTGGTTATTGTCTAAGCATTCAAATGTTGTGTCGGCTATTAAACAAGAAGCTGATCGTATCATTGGTGAAAACAAGGAGTTGACAAGCTTTGATCAAATGAAGGAACTTAATTATTTACAAGCAACAGTGTATGAAAGCATGAGACTCTATCTTCCGATTCAATTCGATTCCAAATTTTGTCAAAACGACGATGTTTTACCTGATGGCTCGATTCTGAAGAAAGGAACTAGGGTTACATATCATCCATACGCCATGGGACGTATTGAAGAGATATGGGGTGAAGATTGCTTGGAATTCAAGCCAGAAAGATGGTTGAAACACGACGGCATTTTCTTCCCTCAAAACCCTTTCAAGTACCCCATTTTCCAAGCCGGATTCAGGGTTTGTTTAGGGAAAGAGATGACTCTTTTAGAGATGAAAATGGTGACGCTTTCACTCATTAGGAGATTTCAAATCGAATTACTGACACCACCATCACCGGATCAACATCCACGGTTCTTGCCGGGATTGACCGCAACTTTCAGCGACGGACTTCCTGTCTTAGTACGAAACATCCAACCTCAACCATAAACATCATGGTAAGGTGAACCAATTAAACAATTTGCAATGTGATGTACGATTTAATGGCCAATATGTGGTTAAGGAAAAGGTGTttatatgtacacatataattATTTGTCACTCGTTACGACATATACATATTAGATCGATCTTTATCTTGTACAAAATTATGGGTGGTTAGTGTTTCCTTTCATcttttttaattgtaaaatatagATTGGATTTTTGTTCTCCAATTATTGCACCTATCTTTCTTACTTCTTCAATTCaagtaaagagaaaatatcaTCTACTCATCTATATTAGTTATTAGATTGTATTTTACTTtctttattcaaaaaatagataaattaatcctGGTACATTAGATTTTTATAATACTATTATAACTTAAACAGCTTGAATTGTTGCATCTAATCCAACCCAATTTCATATTTAGACACAAGTTAAATGCAACAGTTTGAGGTTTTTAAGTTACAACAGGTTGGGTGAACATATCAAGTCAGTTAAAAATTATGTCGTTTCTTAAATTAATGTCAcgttattaaattaatttcatctcataaaattaacaatattttTCATCTGCTATAAAAGGGTAAAAGTACTACAAAGGCCCTATATGTAAGATTAAAGAACAAATAAGTCAtcctgttaaaaattttatctatttttactgttaaaaactagccATTATACGTCAGCATAAGGTAAATATGACATGTCACATGTCTAGTTACTATATCAACCCACCAATTTTTAACATaacaaatgaatgaaattttaatagaaagatcaatttgttctttaatctaacgtatagagactaatttgcatattttttgagtagagagaataaaatgtaatctaactccACGCTATAAAAGGGaccatttagattttttttaaatatataaagacctaattttgaatatataaatatcaaaatacactCCATGCTATAGTATAAGAATATATACCGTAATAATTTGATCATTTCCTTGCATTAGCAAACCCCATGAAAATCAGAGACAGCTGTGGTGAACTAAGCTCAGGGTCAGACCAAATAAATCCAACAAAAGCAGTAAACCCTGGTCTCATCTATGACATCAACGAGGATTTATACATTAGCTTCCTTTGCAAACAAGGGTACGATACCAGAACCATCACTTTACTCATTGGTGGCAAGAAAGAATACCACTGCTCCAGTTTTAAACCTGGACGAGGCATTGATGGTCTTAACTATCCTTCCATGCATATATATCTCAATGGTACAAACCCTAATATCTCAGCTGTGTTTCATAGAATTGAGACCAATGTTGAAGAAGGGGATTTGGAATACAATGTTAAAGTGGCATCTCCAAAGGAACTATCTGTTGTTGTGATCCCTAAAACGTTGAAATTCAATGGGATTAATCAAAAGAAAACTTTTAGGGTTTTGGTGAAGGGTGGTGAGTCAATGATGAATGGGACTGAGGCTGTATCGGCTACACTTGAATGGAATAGTAATAAAGGGCATAGTGTTAAGAGCCCTATTGTTGTGTTTAAACAacattagttttttaattttgttgttggttttggtatttggttAAGGTTTGTAGGTAGAGAGCACTAAGAATTTATTAGTTTACAGTGGATtcccattttttatatattagaaTTATTTACCTcttaattttatgtttgtttgtttagacttaaatttaaattcaagccaaataaaaattgaatcgaaactgtaggccaattttagcccatttacatcaaaactcaATTTAGCCTTACTTAActcaccaaaattaaacccaaaactcAAAATATTAACTACcaaaagcccaatttacatcaaaaccccaatggcccaaaccctaagcccaaatcaaaataaaaaaaaccctagcccacaacttaaacttttctcaactaaatcttAGCTTTTttcaccaccaactccactagccacaccttttccaccaccaactccactagccaatccttttccaccaccaactccactagccacacctcttccaccaccaaatccactagccacacttgctccattacctactccactaaccacacttgctccaccaccacttgtacctacaaatgaagatataaacaataaaaaaatattttgtaaatggccatataagccttctcatattttgtatatggggAGATTTTTTtcgagagtttttgggagagaaagttattgtaaaggatttttggagaggtttctttttaaagtgatcaaggagaagagttattgtaaaggctagtttttggagaagctagtttttttgggagattaatcaaagatcaaagcaaaagaggtttctttgtctattctcattttaagttctttgtttacttattgttttcctttcaatcttattttgtttcttttatacaaaagtaaaaaaaaataaaaggaggaagcttacccatttttaccgaaaaagtttttttgaggtccggctgccgtgtacggtggcgccggcggtggtccggcgaccggacgatggccgaccttgtggccgaaaatcacccaccctctccgtctctctctttttttattattattatatttcttaatattatattatatatattcttttaatatattaggtatattttaaattctatattacgtatatatattttatactattttatgtatatatctttaatattatattatttatatatatatatattttttttacatgttatcttatgtatatatcttaactatattatgtatgtatttttaacactatattatgtacatatttttaatattatcacgtatttatttttttatatatgtacatattgatgtagtattattaatagtattgatttttaaacatcattattatttctaatatatatattatgtacattttttatttctattttattttttatttgtcaatattaattattattattataatattttgatattttaatattttatattttaattcacatcattattcgcattttttgacaataatattcttggatttttttttactatcattttaaaaactttttacattttaattttaagaataaggcaatgtaccgattttaacattaagtcattgatttcatcgctatgttgggtgaaattaatcggctcgtgttaaaaacgggacgtccttctaaaaaacaaaaaaacttgcaacttctcatttccttcaatcggatcacacttaaatgtcaaattgaattcgtatttttgaaaatcaagacaacatgtgcttaataagataccaattttgggcgtcgcgagggtgctaataccttcctcgtgcgtaaccgactcccgaaccctaaattttctctggattttaacgtagacctaaactcagccttttatttgttttaataaaagatctaataggtgtccgatcacacctaggaaaaaggatcggtggcgactccctatttatttcaaaaatcaaacgtcaaatttcaaaaaaaaattcaataaatcgccacaattagcgaccaaactaagctaaaatttttacgtcgctactgAAACAAATCTAATGATGGATGCTAGAAATTGACGTGAGCATATTTTGTAGGATGCAAAATAAACTAGGGCAtcaacataaaattttacttatatgatatttattattcaaaagtttgattgagtttgtgttACTTATTAATTGAGTTGTAGTTCAATTCTTTGTTTTAAGtactaaataaagaaaatttaattccatgtttaaatgttataaaattgaGATACACTATTAgtagagtttttagactccacaaacaAGTTAAGAAATTGACAAATATATTATAgagatatagtaaaatattaaaaaaatagatatttaaaagaaattacttTATTGAAATACACTGGAATGACAATAACCATAGAAAGCATTTAACTTTGAAAGGCACCATCAATTTTCAAATTAAGAgtccgtttgtttacatgtaaaaggttttacagaaaatattttctgtattttcttgtgtttttttcacaaaaaataaCTTGGTCAACagaaaatgacttacaggtcaaCGTAAAATAAGCTTtttttctgtaaaatgacttacccaTTTGAAAAGCGTaaatcattttccggaaaagagctcatctgtaaataattttatttttatataaaatgaagttaaatcaagcttaatattattatattgataataaattttatttttatatttaaaatatttaaaattattaaaatattatatttttcaatattattaaacatacatatttatttatttatttttagtcacataataaattactaatataataaatataatttattatttaataagttatttaatatttcaattttattttaataataaattttaaaaataataattttaaataatattattcacatattattgaaaatattcaatattaatattttaataataaatatttattacaattatacatatattaataataaatgttttgtagtattaaagttaaaatatatcataaatctatgtacacttcacagatttgcaatttagtttttgtacttttattttcaagaatttattccctttacttttcaaatttaaaaatcaagtccaattgttaacattgttaatttttttttgtcaattttgttgatgtcatatttttaaataaaaatattcatttgatagtcatgtaattaaaaattgacattgtaataaacctgaatttaacataatatttttaatatatgtaaaaacaatgtaaaatatgaaataatagatacaaataaattcaattaaacaataaaaaaaaagaaaatctcaaatgtatgtttgtttcattaaaaacaacttttatgaaatatttttaagaaatctactaaccaacagaaaatattttacacagattcatccaaacactgaaaaatattagcttttctagaaaagtaaatcattttccagaaattatttttcgaaagtcattttcagtgaaacaaacggagcctaaatCGAATGAAAAAGCCATCCTCAAAGCGTTGCTTATAACATAGAAGTCACTCATTCTAATGTGAAcccaaaaaatattatattctattattatatatatcagTAAATTGACCAATTACCACATCTCAATAAAATGGTTAAAAGCTAGTATGCTCATTGAATATCCAGTACCTCCACTACATTCTTCCCTACACCGAGTGGCATTGAAATCTCCCCCTTCAGACCATACTCCACCAAGCTCGTCTTTCCAGGTAATGTGATTCTCCTATAGATTTATTGGACCTTCCGTCTCGCAAGGGGCATAAACATTAACTATAACACAATCAAAACCTTTTTTTACCCTAATGCTTTTGAGAAGAATTGCTCTATTTGATAAGCGTTAGGCATCCAATGTGAAACAATCGACATTCCAAATAATGAATAAACCACTTAATTTACCTTCAGACTCGACAACAACAAAactaaaattatcattatatctGGTGAgtcactaaattaactaaaattacgataaaggcaagcgcacctgtcgaataatagtatagctatggtgagttaGGAATATTGTATCCACAAacactaaaagtactagtaattattatCTTCTTATTATCTAGCCGATAAACTAACGAAATTattattaatctaaaattaactaaactaattactaagaacACAACAGAAAACGAATTGGGAAAATACTTGAAGAAAACCAATGAGatggacaatacccaagaaagaatccacctagacttcacttattattctgaatctaaattaaacgatttattcacttgtgccttgatttataaaaatccctaaattatgttaatatccctttcgagagtaagaacaactaactctaggttgattaattgaaatctctttctaattaaaacacatattgtcgtattaactcgatctatggattcccctattagatttgactctaatccggtagatttatatcttcctatttctaggattgcaggcaactccactcaattatgccagatctactcttaaacagggacttttgctcctctgaaatAAGAACATCACACTTGaattaatattctaaaaatattaaagcaagaaataagcatacataattgagaacaagaataaagtatttatcatgtaattcagaaaatcaaataataagatccatcataggtttcattttccctaggtatctagggaatttagttcataatctgggAAGGAAGCATCTCAAAATTAgaataacaacaagacataagaaacccaataaaacttcgaaggaaatttgaatagagatcttcaatcttgaaagAGATTTGCTTCTGAGTTGATTCCGACGGCGTCCTTCGAATAATTTCTTCGTTCTACTCTGCGTCCCCCCTTTGTCCTCTTCTag
This window encodes:
- the LOC107925601 gene encoding cytochrome P450 94C1-like, with the translated sequence MELQASLFFLILIFLLYLLFSLLIKPKLWCNCEICSAYLTLSWSKQFKNLCDWYTHLLKNSPSKTIHIHVLRNTITANPENIEYMLKTKFHNFPKGKPFSIILGDFLGRGIFNVDGDSWKFQKNMASMELGKTSICCYVFDIINCEIKTRLVPLLSKQDQVLDLQDVFKRFSFDVICWFSFGIDPSCLELSLPMSKLAMAFDLASKLSAERAMNVSPLVWKIKRALNLGSEKELKRAIERINLLAKEVISQRR
- the LOC121218654 gene encoding cytochrome P450, coding for MSIINDETYLRDIIISFLLAGRDTVASGLTSLFWLLSKHSNVVSAIKQEADRIIGENKELTSFDQMKELNYLQATVYESMRLYLPIQFDSKFCQNDDVLPDGSILKKGTRVTYHPYAMGRIEEIWGEDCLEFKPERWLKHDGIFFPQNPFKYPIFQAGFRVCLGKEMTLLEMKMVTLSLIRRFQIELLTPPSPDQHPRFLPGLTATFSDGLPVLVRNIQPQP